In one Argonema galeatum A003/A1 genomic region, the following are encoded:
- the lptC gene encoding LPS export ABC transporter periplasmic protein LptC, translating to MLLLLLGVEACRGDGRTAKKLAQDSQLAQDSATGKSLAGGFSFNAVSLDQTDEQGNPIWKIKAKQAVYSNNNKIAEIETPIGDLFQDGKLLYHITGQQGEVHEDGQKVFLKGNIVATDIQNGVVLRGNELEWRPQEDILIVRNQLTGTHKQVDVTAQEARAFSRAKRIELIGKVVAISKQPILQMRTEHLIWEMEKEKMFSDRPVQIDRYVGTAIADRGVGDTGEVDLKTKIATLRKNGQLNVLDPPLQISSDLVVWNVEAKTVVSDNPVRIFHRVQQVTMTANKGRVDLEPKIAYLNGNVYGVGKRPPSQMRTDRMTWFLPTESFEAVGNVFYKQVDPPLTLTGPKAVGQLKDQTIVISGGSDGGRVYTEIIP from the coding sequence TTGTTACTGCTACTGTTGGGCGTAGAAGCTTGCCGTGGCGATGGCCGCACAGCGAAAAAACTGGCTCAAGATAGTCAATTGGCTCAAGATAGTGCGACGGGAAAAAGCCTTGCTGGCGGTTTTAGCTTCAATGCTGTTAGTCTGGATCAAACTGATGAGCAAGGAAATCCTATATGGAAAATTAAGGCGAAGCAAGCTGTATATAGCAATAACAATAAGATTGCAGAAATCGAAACTCCGATTGGTGACTTGTTCCAAGATGGAAAGTTGCTTTATCACATTACCGGACAGCAGGGAGAGGTGCATGAGGATGGCCAGAAAGTTTTTCTCAAAGGCAACATTGTCGCCACCGATATTCAGAATGGAGTGGTGTTGCGCGGTAATGAATTGGAATGGCGTCCCCAAGAAGATATTTTGATTGTCCGCAATCAATTGACTGGCACCCACAAACAAGTCGATGTAACAGCACAAGAAGCGCGAGCATTTAGTCGGGCAAAGCGAATAGAATTAATCGGTAAAGTGGTGGCTATTTCCAAACAACCAATCTTGCAAATGAGGACGGAGCATTTGATTTGGGAGATGGAAAAGGAAAAAATGTTTAGCGATCGGCCCGTCCAAATTGACCGATACGTTGGTACTGCGATCGCAGATCGTGGCGTAGGCGATACAGGAGAAGTTGACCTCAAAACTAAAATAGCGACACTGAGAAAAAATGGTCAATTGAATGTGTTAGATCCACCCCTCCAGATTTCTAGCGATTTAGTAGTTTGGAATGTTGAAGCCAAAACAGTAGTTTCGGATAACCCTGTGCGAATTTTTCATCGCGTACAGCAAGTAACCATGACTGCTAATAAAGGTCGAGTCGATTTGGAACCTAAAATCGCTTATTTGAACGGCAATGTTTACGGTGTGGGAAAGCGCCCGCCATCTCAAATGCGGACCGATCGAATGACGTGGTTTCTTCCTACCGAGTCATTTGAGGCTGTAGGCAATGTGTTCTACAAACAGGTTGACCCGCCCTTGACTTTAAC
- a CDS encoding NYN domain-containing protein encodes MFNNLERDSVFTPEQVLENRGRVAIFIDGSNLFYAALQLGMEIDYTKLLCRLTAGSRLLRSFFYTGVDRTNEKQQGFLLWMRRNGYRVIAKDLVQLPDGSKKANLDVEIAVDMMALVGSYDTAVLVSGDGDLAYAVDSVSYRGVRVEVVSLRSMTSDSLINVADRYIDLENIKEDIQKTPRQGYTYRPFSAIGLMEDHKDND; translated from the coding sequence ATGTTCAATAATTTGGAAAGAGATTCAGTATTCACGCCAGAGCAAGTTCTAGAAAATCGCGGTCGCGTAGCGATTTTTATTGATGGCTCGAATTTGTTTTATGCTGCATTGCAACTGGGAATGGAAATAGACTACACCAAGTTGCTGTGCCGATTAACGGCTGGCTCTCGACTGCTGCGTTCTTTCTTCTATACTGGGGTCGATCGAACCAACGAAAAGCAGCAGGGTTTTCTCTTGTGGATGCGCCGCAACGGTTACCGAGTGATTGCCAAAGACCTCGTACAACTGCCGGATGGTTCCAAAAAGGCTAACCTAGACGTGGAAATAGCCGTAGACATGATGGCTTTGGTAGGCTCTTACGACACCGCTGTTTTGGTCAGCGGCGATGGGGATCTTGCTTACGCAGTGGATTCAGTCAGTTATCGCGGCGTTCGCGTGGAAGTAGTGAGTCTGCGCTCCATGACGAGCGATAGTTTGATCAATGTAGCAGACCGTTACATTGACTTGGAAAATATTAAGGAAGATATCCAAAAAACTCCTCGTCAGGGTTATACCTATCGTCCGTTTTCTGCCATTGGTTTGATGGAAGATCACAAGGATAACGACTAA
- the metG gene encoding methionine--tRNA ligase has translation MNSIDKNKNTFALTTPLYYVNDLPHIGSAYTTIAADVIARFERMRGKSVLLITGTDEHGQKIERTAEARGLEPQAHCDEIAAGFQALWQQLDIQYDRFIRTTAKNHEAIVKEFFQRVWESGDIYLSQQKGWYCVSCEEFKEERELLEKRRCSLHPNKEVEWRDEQNYFFRLSKYQSQLEELYQTRPDFIGPSSRRNEVLSFVSQGLQDFSISRVNVDWGFPMPIDPSHTIYVWFDALLGYVTALLDPDTEPTLENALSKWWPINLHLIGKDILRFHAVYWPAMLMSAGVPIPDRVFGHGFLTMNGQKMSKSLGNIIDPVALVNRYGADAVRYYFMKEIEFGRDGDFNEKERFIPILNADLANDLGNLLNRTLSMARRYCGDKVPPISGKDIPPDNPLKAIGSDLGSRVAQAYENLAFSNATEAVLTLIRSGNKYIDEQAPWKLYKQGNQQAVEQVLYAVLESVRLAAYLLSPIIPNISNDIYQQLGFDTNFNDKTQTNVSAAFIIHANWGILPNSQTLGEPRPVFGRLELPETGSA, from the coding sequence ATGAATTCTATCGATAAAAATAAAAACACTTTTGCTCTTACAACACCGCTGTACTACGTAAACGACTTACCTCATATTGGTAGCGCTTATACAACGATCGCAGCGGATGTAATAGCCCGATTTGAAAGAATGCGCGGCAAATCCGTCCTCTTAATCACCGGAACTGACGAACACGGGCAGAAAATTGAGCGCACCGCAGAAGCTCGCGGGCTAGAGCCTCAAGCACACTGCGACGAAATTGCCGCCGGATTTCAGGCACTTTGGCAACAACTCGACATCCAGTACGACAGGTTTATCCGCACCACCGCTAAAAACCACGAAGCTATTGTCAAAGAATTTTTCCAGCGCGTGTGGGAATCTGGCGACATCTACCTAAGCCAGCAAAAAGGCTGGTACTGCGTCTCCTGCGAAGAATTTAAAGAAGAACGCGAACTTCTAGAAAAACGCCGCTGCTCCTTGCACCCAAACAAAGAAGTAGAGTGGAGAGACGAGCAAAACTACTTCTTTCGTCTCTCCAAATACCAAAGCCAGCTAGAAGAACTTTATCAAACAAGACCCGATTTTATTGGGCCCTCAAGCCGCCGCAACGAAGTACTTAGTTTCGTCAGTCAAGGACTCCAGGACTTCTCCATTTCGCGGGTAAACGTGGACTGGGGCTTCCCGATGCCAATTGACCCCAGTCATACCATCTACGTATGGTTTGACGCCCTACTAGGCTACGTTACAGCCCTGCTCGATCCGGATACCGAACCAACCTTGGAGAATGCTTTATCCAAATGGTGGCCGATTAACTTGCACCTAATTGGCAAAGATATCTTACGCTTTCATGCCGTTTACTGGCCTGCTATGCTGATGTCCGCTGGTGTGCCAATACCAGACAGGGTGTTTGGACATGGCTTCTTAACCATGAACGGACAGAAAATGAGCAAAAGTCTTGGCAACATCATCGATCCCGTGGCGTTAGTCAACCGCTACGGCGCAGATGCAGTTCGCTACTACTTCATGAAAGAAATTGAATTTGGCCGAGATGGGGATTTTAACGAAAAAGAGCGGTTTATTCCCATACTCAATGCTGACCTGGCCAACGATTTGGGCAACTTGCTCAATCGAACGCTGAGTATGGCGCGTAGGTACTGCGGCGACAAAGTGCCTCCTATCAGTGGCAAAGACATTCCCCCAGATAATCCCCTGAAAGCCATTGGCAGCGACTTGGGATCGCGAGTCGCTCAAGCTTACGAAAACCTCGCTTTTAGCAACGCCACGGAAGCCGTTCTCACCTTGATTCGCAGCGGCAACAAATACATTGACGAGCAAGCGCCTTGGAAGTTGTACAAGCAGGGAAACCAGCAGGCAGTCGAGCAAGTGCTTTACGCTGTTTTAGAATCGGTGCGTCTGGCCGCCTATCTCCTCTCGCCCATTATCCCTAATATCAGCAATGACATTTACCAGCAATTAGGTTTTGATACGAACTTTAATGACAAAACACAAACTAATGTTTCAGCAGCTTTCATTATCCATGCTAATTGGGGAATTCTACCTAATAGCCAGACTTTAGGCGAACCCCGCCCGGTGTTTGGGCGACTAGAACTGCCGGAAACGGGTTCGGCTTAG
- a CDS encoding lysophospholipid acyltransferase family protein: protein MYSDSPRLISHSFLAATGTRLFLHHEDRIPQCGPVLLVSNHRSFMDAPLLMASVGRTIRFACHHYMGQVPVMREIVTRLGCFPLEEPEHRQQHFFHQAIRLLQAQQVVGVFPEGAQPMVEFSEPEKMGKFQRGFAHLALRATVPDLVVLPVAIASVEESVNSAVPLKLLSLFDPSEPLFDRSGWHPLVVYRRVNVSIGRPCWISASQREYYHGKQAKAVVAEITQYCQTEIAELLRQGCYSG from the coding sequence ATGTATTCTGATAGTCCACGGCTGATTTCTCACTCGTTTCTGGCTGCCACCGGCACGCGGCTGTTTCTGCATCATGAGGATCGCATCCCTCAATGTGGGCCGGTGCTATTGGTGAGCAATCATCGCAGCTTTATGGATGCACCGCTGCTGATGGCGTCTGTAGGACGTACAATTCGTTTTGCTTGCCATCATTACATGGGCCAAGTGCCGGTGATGCGGGAGATTGTGACAAGGTTAGGGTGCTTCCCGTTGGAGGAACCAGAACATCGGCAACAGCATTTTTTCCATCAGGCGATACGGCTATTGCAGGCGCAGCAGGTGGTGGGGGTGTTTCCAGAAGGAGCGCAACCGATGGTGGAATTTAGCGAGCCTGAGAAAATGGGGAAGTTTCAAAGGGGATTTGCTCATCTGGCGTTGCGGGCGACGGTGCCGGATTTGGTGGTTTTGCCGGTGGCGATCGCTTCTGTTGAGGAGAGCGTCAACTCAGCAGTCCCGCTGAAGCTGCTGAGCTTATTTGACCCATCAGAGCCGTTGTTCGATCGATCGGGCTGGCATCCGCTGGTAGTATATCGCCGGGTGAATGTTTCGATCGGTCGTCCTTGTTGGATAAGTGCCTCCCAGCGGGAATACTATCATGGGAAACAGGCAAAAGCAGTCGTTGCTGAAATCACGCAGTACTGTCAGACTGAAATTGCCGAACTGCTCCGTCAGGGATGTTATTCAGGTTGA
- a CDS encoding alpha/beta fold hydrolase encodes MPQIKSHPCFLTPKQIKPECPLFVFLPGMDGTGKLLRSQTAGLEAGFDIRCLAIPADDLTSWDVLTDKVVGLIEAEIKQDPKRSVYLCGESFGGCLAIEVALRATKLFERLILVNPASSISRRPWMYFGIPLTQIVPEYFYQFGSMVGLPVLAALGRIAPSDRQALMEAVQMVPQKTAVWRLSLLREFNVEDIELNRITQPVLIVAGASDRLLPSVTEAERLANSLPNAQTVVLPESGHACLLEKDVNLYQIMKDCKFLPSRDKGFGTFSLPKHQPVSSLV; translated from the coding sequence ATGCCACAGATAAAAAGTCATCCTTGTTTCTTGACTCCGAAACAAATTAAGCCAGAGTGTCCGCTGTTTGTGTTTCTGCCTGGAATGGATGGTACGGGTAAGCTATTGCGATCGCAAACTGCTGGTTTAGAAGCAGGGTTTGATATCCGCTGTTTGGCGATACCAGCCGACGATCTGACTAGCTGGGATGTTCTGACGGACAAGGTTGTAGGGCTGATAGAAGCAGAAATAAAGCAAGACCCCAAGCGATCGGTTTATTTGTGCGGCGAGTCGTTTGGTGGTTGTTTGGCGATCGAAGTGGCGCTGCGAGCTACTAAACTTTTTGAGCGGCTGATTTTAGTCAATCCGGCTTCTTCCATCAGTCGTCGTCCTTGGATGTATTTTGGCATCCCGCTGACTCAAATTGTGCCAGAGTACTTTTATCAGTTCGGCTCGATGGTGGGTTTGCCGGTTTTGGCGGCTTTGGGACGGATTGCACCAAGCGATCGCCAAGCCCTGATGGAAGCTGTGCAGATGGTACCCCAGAAAACCGCTGTTTGGCGACTGTCTTTGCTCAGAGAGTTTAACGTTGAGGATATCGAGTTAAATCGCATCACCCAACCCGTGCTGATTGTTGCTGGTGCTTCCGATCGTCTCCTGCCGTCTGTGACTGAAGCCGAACGCCTAGCAAACAGCCTACCTAACGCTCAAACGGTGGTGCTACCGGAAAGCGGTCACGCCTGCCTTCTAGAGAAAGATGTCAACCTCTACCAAATTATGAAGGATTGCAAGTTTTTACCTAGTCGGGACAAGGGTTTCGGGACTTTCTCATTGCCAAAACATCAGCCTGTCAGTTCATTGGTGTGA
- a CDS encoding tyrosine-type recombinase/integrase encodes MTVEAHRGMLRLRLPRHLYGGEQKRLYLGLPDTAINREAASVKARIIEADIAFDKFDISLQRYRSPVAAVNTAPLLGKLWEQYEIHKSRTLAASTMDREFKRVARHIAKLPSQRLKDARLIRKYLIENLSAASAKRILMYLSACCEWAVQEELMTANPFEGMPRVKGGKKTASINPFTKVERDQIITAFEADRYYAHYAPFVKFLFLTGARTSEAIGLQWKHISPDLSVITFSEALVDKKRKGTKTGKIRRFPINGKLKSLLMECLPANPMPENLVFESPTGIAIDGHNFLNKAWKTILGSLPIAYRKQYNTRHTFITLCLEANIPVTQVAEWVGNSSQVIWQSYAGLVKVCDVPDL; translated from the coding sequence TGACACTGCCATCAACAGAGAAGCCGCTTCGGTTAAAGCCAGGATTATAGAAGCAGACATTGCATTTGACAAATTCGATATTAGCCTCCAGCGTTACCGATCGCCAGTCGCAGCCGTCAACACCGCTCCTCTGCTGGGGAAATTATGGGAGCAATATGAAATTCACAAGTCTCGCACCCTAGCCGCAAGCACAATGGACAGGGAGTTTAAGCGAGTAGCCCGACATATCGCTAAGCTTCCTAGTCAACGACTAAAAGACGCCCGATTAATCAGGAAGTATTTAATCGAAAATTTATCAGCGGCATCTGCTAAAAGAATCTTGATGTACTTGTCGGCCTGTTGTGAATGGGCTGTTCAAGAAGAACTGATGACCGCCAACCCATTTGAAGGAATGCCACGGGTTAAGGGCGGCAAAAAAACCGCCAGCATAAACCCATTTACGAAAGTAGAGCGCGACCAAATTATTACGGCATTCGAGGCAGACAGGTATTATGCTCACTACGCGCCCTTCGTAAAATTTCTCTTTTTAACTGGTGCCCGGACAAGCGAGGCGATCGGTCTCCAATGGAAGCACATTTCCCCCGACCTCAGCGTTATCACTTTTTCGGAGGCACTAGTTGACAAGAAACGGAAGGGGACAAAAACGGGTAAAATTCGCAGATTCCCGATAAACGGCAAACTGAAATCTTTGTTAATGGAATGCCTGCCAGCCAACCCAATGCCGGAAAACTTGGTTTTTGAATCCCCTACCGGCATAGCGATCGACGGCCATAATTTTCTTAACAAAGCTTGGAAAACAATTTTGGGTAGTTTGCCGATCGCCTACCGGAAACAGTACAATACCCGGCACACCTTCATTACTTTGTGTTTAGAGGCGAATATTCCTGTTACCCAAGTGGCTGAGTGGGTTGGGAACAGTTCGCAGGTTATCTGGCAGTCCTATGCGGGACTCGTTAAAGTGTGTGATGTGCCAGATTTATAA